One genomic window of Citrobacter sp. Marseille-Q6884 includes the following:
- a CDS encoding glycerol dehydratase small subunit DhaB3 → MSENIMTAQDYPLSTRCPEKILTPTGKPLTDITLENVLAGHVGPQDVRISQQTLEYQAQIAEQMQRHAVARNFRRAAELIAIPDARILEIYNALRPFRSSMAELLAIADELEHTWHATVNAGFVRESAEVYQQRNKLRKGNQ, encoded by the coding sequence ATGAGCGAAAACATCATGACTGCACAGGATTATCCGTTATCGACTCGCTGCCCGGAGAAGATCCTGACCCCAACCGGTAAACCATTAACCGATATTACCCTTGAGAACGTACTGGCCGGGCATGTCGGTCCGCAGGATGTGCGTATTTCTCAGCAAACGCTGGAGTACCAGGCGCAGATTGCCGAGCAGATGCAGCGCCATGCTGTGGCGCGTAATTTTCGTCGCGCGGCGGAGCTGATCGCCATCCCGGATGCCCGCATCCTGGAGATTTACAACGCGCTACGCCCATTTCGATCTTCCATGGCGGAACTTCTGGCCATCGCCGATGAGCTGGAACACACCTGGCACGCTACGGTGAATGCCGGGTTTGTCCGTGAGTCAGCCGAAGTGTATCAACAGAGAAATAAACTGCGTAAAGGTAATCAGTGA
- a CDS encoding restriction endonuclease translates to MNENSHDKNATEDEYAEFWKHFNARHDDPLVKDIKKTYRWFVDVMGEEKWSERRDNVLRYFRSLTERLYSSQSDVSFHEKDSRMAFYDDWIAWYLYLAESLADRPTVDEPAQSSRIWPFFATIGEFSEELKRTKGIENKLKDLLIKPENQPDSVLFELVVAACYIKNGWEVEFIPESGAGKTPDLLVTKGNDKLYVECKRLAKVTQYSENERTEWVKRWQQALPYIISYPYPVFFNVKFKCEVNSTNPDIFLNVVRYLYGSRDLMQSGVASCENDEISVVANLIDMDRINEHFAKWIVKYPSPQLNSLLDDNYDPHGSYTMACQAKLCTYSDDEYSTINVFADEIKRPFCAKWECIADESITKKAKDVKGLLVKAVRQAPDDGKTVIHIGYETLHGPHVEVLRDQKITNMLANFDCEGKDIEIVYCHSFQPRLFSDNNWDFAETVRYYLRGISNKYLLKRMMLLEREGIVESNDTHWEQDLREMNNK, encoded by the coding sequence GTGAACGAAAATAGTCATGATAAAAATGCTACTGAAGATGAGTACGCTGAATTTTGGAAGCATTTTAATGCGAGACATGACGATCCTCTCGTCAAAGATATAAAGAAAACATATCGATGGTTTGTTGACGTCATGGGAGAAGAAAAGTGGTCTGAGCGAAGAGATAATGTTCTACGATATTTTCGCTCCCTCACTGAACGGTTGTATAGCAGTCAATCTGATGTTTCTTTTCATGAAAAAGATTCTCGCATGGCTTTTTATGATGATTGGATCGCTTGGTATTTATATCTTGCAGAATCACTTGCAGATCGCCCAACAGTTGATGAACCTGCACAATCCTCTAGAATTTGGCCGTTTTTTGCTACCATCGGGGAATTTAGCGAAGAGTTGAAGCGTACCAAAGGTATTGAAAATAAACTTAAAGATTTACTTATTAAACCTGAAAATCAACCAGACTCTGTATTATTCGAATTGGTTGTTGCTGCCTGTTATATAAAAAATGGATGGGAAGTGGAGTTTATACCTGAATCCGGCGCAGGTAAAACACCAGACCTTCTAGTTACGAAAGGAAATGATAAACTATATGTCGAATGTAAAAGGCTTGCAAAGGTAACTCAATATTCAGAAAATGAACGAACGGAATGGGTTAAAAGATGGCAGCAAGCTCTGCCATATATAATTTCTTACCCATATCCTGTTTTTTTCAATGTAAAATTTAAATGCGAGGTCAATAGTACCAATCCGGATATTTTCTTGAATGTTGTTAGGTATTTATACGGCTCAAGAGATTTGATGCAATCTGGTGTTGCATCTTGTGAAAATGATGAAATATCAGTGGTAGCAAATTTAATTGATATGGACCGTATAAATGAACATTTTGCCAAATGGATAGTAAAGTATCCTTCTCCACAGCTTAACTCTCTTTTAGATGATAACTATGACCCCCACGGTAGTTATACAATGGCATGCCAAGCGAAACTTTGTACTTATAGCGATGATGAATATAGTACGATTAATGTTTTTGCAGATGAGATAAAGAGACCTTTCTGCGCTAAATGGGAATGTATAGCAGATGAGTCGATTACAAAAAAGGCCAAAGATGTCAAAGGGTTACTTGTAAAGGCTGTAAGGCAAGCCCCAGATGATGGTAAAACAGTTATCCATATTGGATATGAAACATTGCATGGCCCACATGTCGAGGTGCTTCGTGATCAAAAAATTACTAATATGTTAGCTAATTTTGATTGCGAGGGAAAGGATATTGAAATTGTATATTGCCATTCATTCCAGCCAAGACTATTTTCAGATAACAACTGGGATTTTGCAGAAACTGTTAGGTATTATCTAAGAGGAATTAGCAACAAATATCTTTTGAAGAGAATGATGCTTTTGGAAAGGGAGGGTATTGTTGAATCCAACGACACCCATTGGGAGCAAGATCTACGAGAAATGAACAATAAATAA
- a CDS encoding glycerol dehydratase reactivase beta/small subunit family protein: MPLSPPGVHLFYHSRWQNTRELDELCWGLEEQGVPCQARCCDENASALTLSKRAAKSSALRVGLGLNATGDIALTHAQLPNDRALIRGHIAAGVTQIRTLGANAGQLVKVLPFSEIT; this comes from the coding sequence ATGCCACTTTCACCACCCGGTGTACATCTGTTTTATCACTCGCGCTGGCAGAATACCCGCGAGCTTGATGAGCTGTGCTGGGGGCTGGAGGAGCAGGGTGTCCCTTGCCAGGCAAGGTGTTGTGATGAGAATGCCAGTGCGCTGACGCTCAGCAAACGGGCGGCAAAAAGCTCAGCGTTGCGGGTAGGTCTCGGGCTTAACGCAACCGGTGATATTGCCTTAACCCATGCACAGTTGCCCAACGATCGGGCGCTGATCCGCGGGCATATCGCCGCCGGAGTGACGCAGATCCGCACGCTCGGTGCCAACGCCGGTCAACTGGTGAAAGTGCTTCCCTTCAGCGAGATAACATAA
- a CDS encoding GlcG/HbpS family heme-binding protein, with protein sequence MNKSQQIATITLAAAQKMAAAVEAKARDINVPVVFSVVDHGGNTLLMQRMDEAFVSSCDISLNKAWTACCLRQGTHEITDVVQPGASLYGLQLTNQQRIIIFGGGLPVMINGKTIGAVGVSGGTVEQDKLLAETALNCFSEL encoded by the coding sequence GTGAATAAGAGCCAGCAAATTGCCACCATTACCCTGGCGGCAGCCCAGAAAATGGCAGCCGCCGTCGAAGCAAAAGCACGTGACATCAACGTTCCGGTGGTCTTTTCCGTCGTTGACCACGGTGGCAACACGCTGCTGATGCAGCGTATGGACGAGGCATTTGTCAGCAGTTGCGATATTTCACTTAATAAAGCCTGGACCGCCTGCTGTTTACGTCAGGGGACTCACGAAATTACCGATGTGGTACAACCCGGTGCTTCACTATATGGATTACAGCTGACTAACCAACAGCGCATTATTATTTTCGGCGGTGGTCTGCCTGTCATGATAAACGGAAAAACAATCGGTGCTGTCGGCGTAAGTGGCGGCACTGTCGAACAGGACAAATTATTAGCCGAAACGGCATTGAATTGTTTCTCTGAATTATAA
- a CDS encoding DUF1889 family protein has product MPTAIEKALDFIGGMNTSASVPHSMDESTAKGILKYLNELGVPASAAEITARGEQEGWNPEFTKKVAGWAEKVASGNRMLIKNPEFFTAYMQEQLKALV; this is encoded by the coding sequence ATGCCAACAGCGATTGAGAAAGCACTGGATTTTATTGGTGGTATGAACACATCGGCATCGGTGCCGCATTCAATGGATGAAAGTACGGCCAAGGGAATTTTAAAGTATTTGAATGAGTTAGGTGTACCAGCCAGCGCAGCCGAGATTACTGCTCGCGGCGAACAGGAGGGATGGAATCCCGAGTTCACAAAAAAAGTGGCTGGATGGGCAGAGAAAGTGGCATCGGGTAACCGTATGCTTATCAAGAACCCTGAGTTTTTTACGGCCTATATGCAGGAGCAGCTCAAAGCATTAGTGTGA
- the dhaT gene encoding 1,3-propanediol dehydrogenase: protein MSYRMFDYLVPNVNFFGPNAISVVGERCKLLGGKKALLVTDKGLRAIKDGAVDKTLSHLREAGIEVVVFDGVEPNPKDTNVRDGLAVFRKEQCDIIVTVGGGSPHDCGKGIGIAATHEGDLYSYAGIETLTNPLPPIVAVNTTAGTASEVTRHCVLTNTKTKVKFVIVSWRNLPSVSINDPLLMLGKPAPLTAATGMDALTHAVEAYISKDANPVTDAAAIQAIRLIARNLRQAVALGSNLKARENMAYASLLAGMAFNNANLGYVHAMAHQLGGLYDMPHGVANAVLLPHVARYNLIANPEKFADIAEFMGENIDGLSTMDAAERAIHAISRLSADIGIPQHLRELGVKEADFPYMAEMALKDGNAFSNPRKGNEKEIAEIFRQAF, encoded by the coding sequence ATGAGCTATCGTATGTTTGATTACCTGGTGCCGAATGTTAACTTTTTTGGTCCCAATGCTATTTCCGTTGTCGGTGAACGTTGCAAATTATTAGGCGGTAAAAAAGCGCTGCTGGTGACCGATAAAGGTCTGCGGGCAATTAAAGACGGCGCAGTAGATAAAACGCTCAGCCATCTGCGTGAAGCGGGTATTGAGGTCGTGGTTTTTGACGGCGTCGAGCCAAACCCAAAAGACACCAACGTACGCGATGGTCTGGCGGTATTTCGTAAAGAGCAGTGCGATATTATCGTCACTGTCGGCGGCGGCAGCCCGCACGACTGTGGTAAAGGCATTGGCATCGCCGCTACCCACGAAGGCGATCTCTACAGCTATGCCGGAATTGAAACCCTGACCAACCCGTTGCCCCCCATCGTGGCGGTCAACACCACCGCGGGTACGGCCAGCGAAGTGACTCGCCACTGCGTGCTGACGAACACGAAAACAAAAGTGAAATTCGTCATCGTCAGCTGGCGTAACCTGCCGTCGGTCTCCATTAATGATCCATTGCTGATGCTCGGCAAACCCGCGCCGCTGACCGCCGCCACCGGGATGGATGCGTTGACCCACGCCGTTGAAGCCTATATTTCGAAAGACGCTAACCCGGTCACCGACGCCGCCGCAATCCAGGCAATCCGACTGATCGCCCGTAATTTACGCCAGGCCGTCGCGCTGGGCAGCAACCTGAAAGCCCGCGAAAATATGGCCTATGCTTCGCTGCTGGCGGGTATGGCATTTAACAACGCCAACCTCGGCTACGTGCACGCCATGGCGCACCAGCTTGGTGGCCTGTATGACATGCCACACGGTGTGGCGAACGCCGTTCTGCTGCCGCACGTGGCGCGCTATAACCTGATAGCCAACCCGGAAAAATTTGCCGACATCGCGGAGTTTATGGGCGAGAACATTGACGGTCTGTCCACGATGGACGCCGCTGAACGGGCAATTCACGCCATCTCTCGTCTTTCTGCCGATATTGGTATTCCGCAGCATCTGCGCGAACTGGGCGTCAAAGAGGCCGATTTCCCGTATATGGCGGAAATGGCGCTGAAAGATGGCAATGCTTTCTCGAACCCGCGCAAAGGGAATGAGAAAGAGATTGCTGAGATCTTCCGCCAGGCTTTTTGA
- a CDS encoding cell envelope integrity TolA C-terminal domain-containing protein, with protein MKYLIPQMFMVLLVTGCSGNPVTSEGLKAEIKANHREVPLTIGSWAQSVKYEIMSNIDDWQQYKGQVCSVRLFLQPDGLVRGVQSEGGDPALCEAAITAVKNSTFLPVPKALLGQNGIPFDFKL; from the coding sequence ATGAAATATTTGATCCCTCAGATGTTCATGGTGCTGCTGGTAACCGGATGCTCAGGTAACCCAGTGACCTCGGAAGGGTTGAAAGCCGAAATTAAGGCGAATCATCGCGAAGTACCGTTAACCATCGGTTCCTGGGCGCAGTCGGTAAAATACGAAATAATGAGTAATATTGACGATTGGCAGCAGTATAAGGGGCAAGTTTGCTCTGTCCGTCTCTTTCTGCAGCCTGATGGCCTTGTACGAGGCGTACAATCCGAAGGCGGCGATCCAGCGCTCTGTGAGGCCGCTATTACTGCTGTGAAGAATTCTACGTTCCTGCCGGTGCCGAAAGCACTACTTGGGCAAAATGGTATCCCATTCGATTTCAAACTTTGA
- a CDS encoding phage repressor protein CI, which produces MNINSLGWSNVDVLDRICEAYGFSQKIQLANHFDIASSSLSNRYTRGAISYDFAAHCALETGANLRWLLTGEGRKFENEKPAEGTLNLSIQLFTISEGQLDDQGWITIDKKFFPDAISDPYIIEADGRFHFMESKNSLSDGTYLIDVDGSKSIRELTILPGQRLHVSGGKIAFECSISDIKIHNRVFAVYQEL; this is translated from the coding sequence ATGAACATTAATTCTTTAGGATGGAGCAACGTAGACGTCCTCGATCGCATCTGCGAGGCTTATGGATTTTCACAGAAAATTCAATTAGCTAACCACTTCGACATTGCCTCAAGTTCGCTATCGAATAGGTACACCCGAGGCGCTATCTCCTATGACTTCGCAGCACATTGCGCCTTAGAGACAGGAGCAAATCTTCGTTGGCTACTTACTGGGGAGGGTAGAAAGTTCGAAAATGAGAAACCTGCAGAGGGAACTTTGAATCTTTCGATTCAATTATTCACAATAAGTGAAGGCCAACTAGATGATCAGGGTTGGATAACAATTGATAAGAAGTTTTTCCCTGATGCCATTTCTGATCCCTACATCATCGAAGCTGATGGAAGATTTCATTTTATGGAGAGTAAAAATTCACTCTCTGATGGGACTTATTTGATTGATGTTGATGGCAGCAAAAGCATACGAGAACTCACTATTTTACCGGGTCAAAGGCTTCACGTTTCTGGCGGAAAGATTGCTTTCGAATGCAGTATTAGCGATATAAAAATTCACAATCGTGTTTTTGCCGTTTATCAGGAACTTTAA
- a CDS encoding tyrosine-type recombinase/integrase, whose product MTVRKNPAGGWICELYPNGAKGKRIRKKFATKGEALAFEQYTVQNPWQEEKEDRRTLKELVDSWYSAHGITLKDGLKRQLAMQHAFECMGEPLARDFDAQMFSRYREKRLKGEYARSNRVKEVSPRTLNLELAYFRAVFNELNRLGEWKGENPLKNMRPFRTEEMEMAWLTHDQISLLLGECKRHDHPDLETVVRICLATGARWSEAESLRKSQLAKYKITYTNTKGRKNRTVPISEELYKSLPDDKKGRLFSDCYGAFRSALERTGIELPAGQLTHVLRHTFASHFMMNGGNILVLQRVLGHTDIKMTMRYAHFAPDHLEDAVKLNPLNTFS is encoded by the coding sequence ATGACGGTAAGAAAAAATCCCGCTGGCGGTTGGATTTGTGAACTCTACCCAAACGGTGCAAAAGGCAAACGTATCAGAAAGAAATTCGCTACTAAAGGCGAGGCTCTGGCGTTTGAGCAGTACACCGTTCAAAACCCGTGGCAGGAAGAAAAGGAAGACAGGCGCACGTTAAAAGAGCTGGTTGATTCATGGTATAGCGCTCATGGCATTACACTGAAAGACGGCTTGAAACGCCAGTTAGCCATGCAACATGCTTTTGAGTGTATGGGCGAACCACTTGCACGCGATTTCGATGCGCAGATGTTTTCCCGCTACCGAGAAAAACGGTTAAAAGGTGAATATGCCCGTTCAAACAGAGTGAAAGAGGTATCTCCTCGCACGCTTAATCTTGAGCTGGCCTACTTCCGGGCAGTGTTCAATGAGCTAAACCGCCTCGGAGAATGGAAGGGTGAAAACCCACTGAAAAATATGCGCCCATTCCGAACAGAAGAAATGGAAATGGCCTGGTTAACTCACGACCAAATTTCGCTACTGCTCGGAGAGTGTAAACGGCATGACCACCCTGATTTAGAAACCGTGGTAAGAATCTGTCTCGCCACTGGCGCACGGTGGTCTGAGGCCGAGAGTCTGAGAAAAAGCCAACTTGCGAAATACAAAATCACATACACCAATACAAAAGGCAGAAAAAACCGCACCGTTCCAATAAGCGAAGAGCTCTACAAATCTCTGCCTGATGATAAAAAAGGTCGGTTGTTTAGTGACTGTTATGGCGCGTTCCGATCTGCTTTGGAAAGAACAGGCATCGAACTACCGGCAGGACAGCTTACCCATGTCTTGCGCCACACCTTCGCCAGTCACTTTATGATGAATGGTGGTAATATTTTAGTCCTACAGCGCGTTTTGGGGCATACCGATATCAAAATGACAATGCGGTATGCCCATTTTGCTCCAGACCACCTAGAAGATGCTGTTAAGCTTAATCCATTAAATACATTTAGTTAG
- a CDS encoding diol dehydratase reactivase subunit alpha: MPLIAGIDIGNATTEVALAQHGRFVASGIVATTGMKGTRDNIAGVIASLQQALDKTPWSLSDVEKICINEAAPVIGDVAMETITETIITESTMIGHNPQTPGGVGVGMGTTIAVDKLASLSKDQLTQGWIPLVGEERDFLEVVWLINEALDRGVNVVAAILKKDDGVLVNNRLHRVMPVIDEVTLLEKVPEGVLAAVEVAAAGQVVRVLSNPYGIATFFALTPEETQTIVPIARALIGNRSAVVLKTPQGDVRSRVIPAGKIFVRGEKRSGEADVAQGAQAIMQAMSACAPVRDIRGEAGTHAGGMLERVRKVMASLSGQDMNTVHIQDLLAVDTFIPRKVLGGIAGEHAMENAVGIAAMVKSDRLQMQAIASELSKRLSTPVEVGGVEANMAVAGALTTPGCAAPLAILDLGAGSTDAAIIHRDGGVNAVHLAGAGNMVSLLIKTELGLNDAFLAEEIKKYPLAKVESLFSIRHENGAVEFFREPLSPSVFAKVVYLKDGELIPIENQTSLEKIRLVRRQAKEKVFVSNCLRALRLVSPGGSIRDMTFVVLVGGSSLDFEIPQMITEALAHYGVVAGQGNIRGTEGPRNAVATGLVLAGAAPDTL, from the coding sequence ATGCCGTTAATTGCGGGGATTGATATCGGTAATGCCACGACGGAAGTGGCACTGGCACAGCATGGCCGGTTCGTTGCCAGCGGGATTGTCGCCACCACGGGCATGAAAGGCACGCGGGACAATATCGCCGGGGTGATAGCTTCCCTGCAACAGGCGTTGGATAAAACCCCATGGTCGCTAAGTGATGTGGAGAAAATCTGTATCAACGAAGCCGCGCCGGTGATTGGCGATGTCGCGATGGAAACGATCACGGAAACCATCATTACTGAATCGACCATGATTGGGCATAACCCCCAAACGCCGGGCGGCGTTGGGGTGGGGATGGGTACCACGATCGCTGTGGATAAGCTGGCATCGCTGAGCAAGGATCAGCTAACGCAAGGTTGGATCCCACTGGTGGGGGAAGAGAGGGATTTCCTTGAAGTGGTGTGGCTGATCAATGAGGCGCTGGATCGCGGCGTGAACGTGGTGGCGGCGATCCTGAAAAAAGACGATGGCGTGCTGGTCAATAACCGTCTGCATCGGGTGATGCCGGTTATTGATGAGGTCACTCTGTTGGAGAAGGTCCCGGAAGGTGTGCTGGCGGCCGTTGAAGTCGCGGCTGCCGGCCAGGTGGTTCGCGTGCTGTCGAATCCCTACGGTATCGCAACCTTCTTTGCCCTGACGCCTGAGGAAACGCAAACCATCGTCCCCATCGCCAGAGCGCTGATTGGCAACCGTTCCGCCGTGGTGCTGAAAACACCGCAAGGGGATGTGCGTTCAAGGGTGATCCCGGCGGGCAAGATCTTTGTCCGTGGTGAAAAGCGAAGTGGTGAAGCGGACGTGGCGCAGGGGGCACAGGCTATCATGCAGGCGATGAGCGCCTGTGCGCCGGTGCGTGATATCCGCGGGGAAGCGGGTACTCACGCAGGGGGAATGCTGGAGCGTGTGCGTAAGGTGATGGCCTCGCTGAGCGGGCAGGATATGAACACGGTGCATATTCAGGATCTGCTGGCGGTAGATACGTTTATCCCTCGTAAAGTGCTGGGTGGCATCGCGGGGGAGCATGCGATGGAAAACGCCGTGGGCATCGCGGCGATGGTGAAGTCCGACCGGCTACAGATGCAGGCGATTGCCAGCGAGTTGAGCAAGCGACTAAGCACACCTGTTGAAGTGGGCGGTGTGGAGGCCAATATGGCGGTAGCCGGGGCGCTGACCACGCCCGGATGCGCCGCACCGCTGGCGATCCTCGATCTGGGGGCGGGCTCCACTGATGCTGCCATTATTCATCGTGATGGTGGGGTAAACGCGGTGCATCTGGCGGGTGCGGGGAATATGGTCAGCCTGCTGATTAAAACGGAGCTTGGTCTGAACGATGCTTTTCTGGCGGAGGAAATTAAAAAATACCCGCTGGCGAAGGTGGAGAGTCTGTTCAGCATTCGCCACGAGAACGGCGCGGTGGAGTTTTTTCGCGAACCGCTAAGTCCATCCGTATTTGCCAAGGTGGTGTATCTGAAAGACGGCGAGCTGATCCCCATTGAAAATCAGACGTCACTGGAGAAAATCCGCCTGGTGCGTCGTCAGGCAAAAGAGAAGGTCTTTGTGAGCAACTGCCTGCGCGCGTTACGTCTGGTCTCGCCAGGCGGCTCAATTCGCGATATGACGTTTGTGGTGCTGGTGGGAGGCTCATCGCTGGATTTTGAGATCCCACAAATGATCACCGAAGCGCTGGCGCATTACGGCGTCGTCGCCGGGCAGGGGAATATTCGTGGTACCGAAGGGCCGCGCAACGCGGTTGCAACCGGGCTGGTTTTAGCCGGAGCCGCGCCAGACACGCTATAA
- a CDS encoding propanediol/glycerol family dehydratase medium subunit, whose translation MECTTERKPVFTLQVCEGEAATADVRADEVVIGVGPAFDKYQHKTLIDMLHKAILKELVAGIEEEGLHARVVRILRTSDVSFMAWDAANLSGSGIGIGIQSKGTTVIHQRDLLPLSNLELFSQAPLLTLETYRQIGKNAARYARKESPSPVPVVNDQMVRPKFMAKAALFHIKETKHVVQDAAPVTLHVALVRE comes from the coding sequence GTGGAATGCACAACTGAACGTAAGCCGGTTTTCACCTTGCAGGTCTGTGAAGGCGAGGCAGCAACAGCGGATGTCCGCGCTGATGAGGTGGTGATTGGCGTGGGACCGGCCTTTGATAAATACCAGCACAAGACCTTGATTGATATGCTGCACAAGGCAATCCTGAAAGAGCTGGTGGCCGGGATTGAAGAAGAGGGGCTGCATGCGCGGGTCGTCAGAATTCTGCGTACCTCAGATGTCTCCTTTATGGCCTGGGATGCGGCAAACCTTAGCGGCTCCGGCATTGGGATTGGCATCCAGTCGAAAGGCACAACGGTTATCCATCAGCGCGATTTGCTGCCGCTGAGCAACCTTGAGCTTTTTTCGCAGGCCCCGCTGCTGACGCTGGAAACCTATCGCCAGATCGGTAAAAACGCCGCGCGCTATGCGCGTAAAGAGTCGCCTTCACCTGTTCCAGTGGTCAATGACCAAATGGTGCGCCCGAAATTTATGGCGAAAGCCGCGCTGTTTCACATCAAAGAAACCAAACATGTGGTGCAGGATGCCGCGCCTGTCACTCTGCACGTTGCATTAGTAAGGGAATGA
- a CDS encoding propanediol/glycerol family dehydratase large subunit, which yields MRRSKRFEVLAQRPVNQDGLIGEWPEEGLVAMESPYDPASSVKVENGRIVELDGKDRAQFDMIDRFIADYAINVAQTEQAMQLDALEIARMLVDIHVSREEIIAVTTAITPAKAVEVMAQMNVVEMMMALQKMRARRTPSNQCHVTNLKDNPVQIAADAAEAGIRGFSEQETTVGIARYAPFNALALLVGSQCGRPGVLTQCSVEEATELELGMRGLTSYAETVSVYGTESVFTDGDDTPWSKAFLASAYASRGLKMRYTSGTGSEALMGYSESKSMLYLESRCIFITKGAGVQGLQNGAVSCIGMTGAVPSGIRAVLAENLIASMLDLEVASANDQTFSHSDIRRTARTLMQMLPGTDFIFSGYSAVPNYDNMFAGSNFDAEDFDDYNILQRDLMVDGGLRPVTEAETIAIRNKAARAIQAVFRELGLPLISDDEVEAATYAHGSKDMPPRNVVEDLAAVEEMMKRNITGLDIVGALSASGFEDIANNILNMLRQRVTGDYLQTSAILDRQFDVVSAVNDINDYQGPGTGYRISAERWAEIKNIAGVVQPSSIE from the coding sequence ATGAGAAGATCAAAACGATTCGAAGTCCTTGCCCAGCGGCCTGTTAATCAGGATGGGCTCATTGGTGAGTGGCCGGAAGAAGGGCTTGTCGCGATGGAAAGCCCTTACGATCCCGCTTCCTCTGTGAAGGTAGAAAATGGTCGTATTGTCGAGCTGGACGGTAAAGACCGCGCACAGTTCGACATGATTGACCGCTTTATTGCCGACTATGCCATTAACGTGGCGCAGACTGAGCAAGCGATGCAGCTCGACGCGCTGGAAATCGCCAGAATGCTGGTGGATATCCACGTCAGTCGGGAAGAGATTATTGCGGTGACCACTGCCATCACCCCGGCGAAAGCGGTGGAAGTGATGGCACAAATGAACGTAGTGGAGATGATGATGGCGTTGCAAAAAATGCGCGCCAGACGTACCCCTTCTAACCAGTGTCACGTCACTAACCTGAAAGATAACCCGGTGCAGATTGCAGCCGATGCGGCTGAAGCTGGGATCCGTGGTTTTTCCGAGCAAGAAACCACGGTGGGTATCGCGCGCTATGCGCCGTTCAACGCGCTGGCGCTGCTGGTGGGGTCCCAATGTGGTCGCCCTGGCGTGCTCACTCAATGCTCTGTTGAAGAAGCGACAGAGCTGGAACTGGGGATGCGTGGGTTAACCAGCTACGCCGAAACCGTATCGGTCTACGGGACGGAATCGGTATTTACCGACGGCGATGATACGCCCTGGTCAAAAGCCTTTCTCGCTTCGGCCTATGCTTCTCGTGGGCTGAAGATGCGTTATACCTCCGGTACGGGGTCGGAAGCGCTGATGGGGTATTCAGAAAGCAAATCGATGCTGTATCTGGAATCGCGCTGCATTTTTATCACCAAGGGCGCGGGTGTTCAGGGGCTGCAAAACGGTGCCGTCAGCTGTATCGGGATGACCGGCGCGGTACCGTCGGGCATTCGTGCGGTACTGGCGGAAAATCTGATCGCCTCAATGCTCGACCTTGAAGTGGCATCAGCTAATGACCAGACCTTCTCACACTCCGATATTCGCCGTACCGCCCGCACATTGATGCAGATGTTGCCCGGCACCGACTTTATCTTCTCCGGCTACAGCGCGGTACCGAACTACGACAACATGTTTGCCGGGTCGAACTTTGATGCTGAAGACTTTGACGATTACAACATCCTGCAACGCGATCTGATGGTTGATGGCGGTTTACGTCCGGTCACCGAAGCGGAAACCATCGCCATCCGTAATAAAGCCGCCCGCGCCATTCAGGCTGTATTCCGTGAGTTGGGATTGCCGCTCATTAGCGATGATGAGGTAGAGGCCGCAACGTATGCGCACGGGAGCAAAGATATGCCGCCCCGCAATGTGGTGGAAGATCTGGCTGCGGTGGAAGAGATGATGAAGCGCAACATTACCGGGCTGGATATTGTCGGCGCATTGAGCGCCAGCGGCTTCGAGGACATCGCCAACAACATTCTCAATATGCTGAGACAGCGTGTGACCGGCGATTACCTGCAAACGTCCGCCATTCTTGACCGCCAGTTCGATGTGGTCAGCGCGGTCAATGACATCAATGACTATCAGGGACCCGGGACCGGCTATCGCATCTCTGCCGAACGCTGGGCGGAAATTAAAAATATCGCGGGCGTGGTTCAGCCCAGCTCGATTGAATAA